The following nucleotide sequence is from Barnesiella viscericola DSM 18177.
GGTCGGACTCGGGTTCGACGAAATCGAAACCTTTGAATAAAAAACTTCAAAAGGTAGTACATACCTCCCAACCTGTTGTGGCATAAAGATAAAATGCCGAAAAAATAATCCCAATATGTTTGGTTTTTAATGATTTAGTGCTTATCTTTGCACCACTTTTGATGCCGTAAAAGGCCGATACGATTGTGTAATCGATTGATTATGTGAACGTAGTGGCCGATTTTGGCGTCTTGGGCCGAGAGAATAAAAAGGAAAATTATAAGTAAAAAGATTTTTAAAAAAGTTCTAAGAAATGCCTACGATTCAACAATTAGTAAGAAAAGGACGGGTTGTATTGGAAGACAAGAGTAAATCTCCTGCATTGGATTCATGTCCGCAAAGACGTGGCGTTTGCGTGAGAGTTTACACGACGACTCCTAAGAAACCTAACTCTGCCATGCGTAAAGTTGCTCGTGTACGTTTAACCAACGGAAAAGAGGTGAACTCTTATATCCCCGGTGAAGGTCACAATCTGCAAGAGCACTCTATCGTACTCGTTCGTGGCGGTCGTGTAAAAGACCTCCCCGGTGTTCGTTATCACATCGTACGTGGTACATTGGATACTGCCGGTGTAGGTGGCCGTACGCAACGTCGCTCGAAATATGGCGCCAAGAGACCGAAAGCAGGAGCTGCACCTGCCGCAAAAGGTAAGAAATAATCGAACCCTTTGACAAGACAGCACAGAGAAATTAAAAAGAATTAGTGTCAAACACTGGTTCGCGTTTATTGGATAGGCTGATTGGGTTGAGTAAATGAAATCGGCGGATTTCGTTGAAGATGTAAAGAACAGCAACCAAAAACAAGAACGACAATTTATTGTAAAAAATGAGAAAAGCAAAACCAAAGAAACGGGTTGTATTACCAGATCCCGTATTCAATGATGTAAGGGTTTCAAAATTTGTGAACCACTTGATGTATGATGGTAAAAAGAGTATAGCTTACTCTATTTTCTACAGCGCATTGGAGATTGCGAAATCGAAACTGCCCAACGAGGAAAAATCGGCCCTCGAAATCTGGAAGAAAGCCCTCGAAAATATTACACCTCAAGTAGAGGTTAAGTCTCGCCGTGTGGGTGGTGCTACATTCCAAGTACCTACGGAAATCCGCCCCGATCGTAAGGAATCTATTTCAATGAAAAATCTTATTATCTATTCTCGTAAGAGAGGTGGCAAAACGATGGCCGACAAACTGGCTGCCGAAATTGTCGACGCTTTCAACGAGCAGGGTGGTGCATTCAAACGTAAAGAAGACATGCACAAGATGGCCGAGGCCAACCGTGCATTCGCTCATTTTAGATTTTAATTGAATTAAAATAAGGAATAAAGAAAATGGCAAAATCTGACGCTCATTTGAAATATACCAGAAACATTGGTATTATGGCACACATCGATGCCGGTAAGACAACAACTTCGGAACGTATCTTGTACTACACGGGGTTGACTCACAAAATCGGCGAGGTTCACGATGGTGCCGCTACCATGGACTGGATGGAACAGGAGCAAGAGCGCGGTATCACGATTACGTCGGCCGCCACAACCGCTTTCTGGAACTATAAAGGCGAGAAATACAAAATCAACTTGATCGATACTCCGGGGCACGTTGACTTTACGGTAGAGGTAGAACGCTCGTTGCGTGTACTCGACGGTGCCGTGGCTACGTTCTGTGCCGTAGGTGGTGTAGAACCCCAATCGGAAACCGTATGGCGCCAAGCCGACAAATACAACGTACCTCGTATCGGTTATGTAAACAAAATGGACCGCTCGGGCGCCAACTTCTTTGAAGTGGTTCGCCAGTTGAAAGATGTGCTGGGTGCAAACCCCTGCCCCATTCAAGTGCCTATCGGCGCTGAGGAGACCTTCAAAGGCGTAGTCGACCTGATTCGTATGAAAGCCATCTACTGGCACGACGAAACCATGGGCGCCGACTACAACATGGAGGAGATCCCCGACAACATGAAAGCCGAGTGCGACGAGTGGAGAGACAAGATGCTCGAAAAGATTGCCGAGTGCGACGACGACTTGATGGAGAAATACTTCTCCGATCCCTCGACCATCACCGAAGAGGAGATTGTTCGCGCTATCCGCAAAGGCACCCTGGCCATGCAAATCGTCCCGATGATTTGCGGATCGTCGTTCAAGAACAAAGGTGTACAACCGCTGCTCGATGCCGTGTGCGCATTCTTGCCCAGCCCCGTTGATACACCGGCCGTAGTAGGTCACGACATGAACGACCCCGAGAAAGAAGTGGTACGTCACCCCTCCTTCTCCGAGCCCATGTGTGCCCTCGCCTTCAAGATTGCAACCGACCCCTATGTAGGCCGTCTCTGCTTCTTCCGCGTATATTCGGGTGAGGTTGTTGCCGGTTCCTACGTGCTCAACTCCCGTTCGGGCAAGAAAGAGCGTGTATCGCGTCTGTTCCAGATGCACTCGAACAAACAGAACCCCAAAGAGTCTATCGACTGCGGCGATATCGGTGCAGGCGTAGGATTCAAGGATATCCGCACCGGTGATACCTTGTGTGCCGAAGATGCTCCTATCGTACTCGAAGCTATGGACTTCCCCGCACCTGTGATTGGTATTGCCGTTGAGCCCAAGACTCAGAAAGACCTCGACAAGCTGGGTATCGGTCTGCAAAAACTGGCCGAAGAGGATCCTACCTTTACCGTAGCTACCAACGAGGAGACCGGACAAACGGTAATCAGCGGTATGGGTGAGCTCCACCTGGAAATCATCATCGACCGTCTGAAACGTGAGTTCAAGGTAGAATGTAACCAGGGCCGTCCCCAAGTTACCTACAAAGAGGCCATCACCAAGCCGGTTGAGCTCCGCGAGGTATTCAAGAAACAGACGGGTGGTCGTGGTAAGTTCGCCGACATCATCGTACGTGTAGAACCTTCGACCCGCGAAGAGGCCGGTCTCGAA
It contains:
- the rpsL gene encoding 30S ribosomal protein S12, which encodes MPTIQQLVRKGRVVLEDKSKSPALDSCPQRRGVCVRVYTTTPKKPNSAMRKVARVRLTNGKEVNSYIPGEGHNLQEHSIVLVRGGRVKDLPGVRYHIVRGTLDTAGVGGRTQRRSKYGAKRPKAGAAPAAKGKK
- the rpsG gene encoding 30S ribosomal protein S7, with protein sequence MRKAKPKKRVVLPDPVFNDVRVSKFVNHLMYDGKKSIAYSIFYSALEIAKSKLPNEEKSALEIWKKALENITPQVEVKSRRVGGATFQVPTEIRPDRKESISMKNLIIYSRKRGGKTMADKLAAEIVDAFNEQGGAFKRKEDMHKMAEANRAFAHFRF
- the fusA gene encoding elongation factor G produces the protein MAKSDAHLKYTRNIGIMAHIDAGKTTTSERILYYTGLTHKIGEVHDGAATMDWMEQEQERGITITSAATTAFWNYKGEKYKINLIDTPGHVDFTVEVERSLRVLDGAVATFCAVGGVEPQSETVWRQADKYNVPRIGYVNKMDRSGANFFEVVRQLKDVLGANPCPIQVPIGAEETFKGVVDLIRMKAIYWHDETMGADYNMEEIPDNMKAECDEWRDKMLEKIAECDDDLMEKYFSDPSTITEEEIVRAIRKGTLAMQIVPMICGSSFKNKGVQPLLDAVCAFLPSPVDTPAVVGHDMNDPEKEVVRHPSFSEPMCALAFKIATDPYVGRLCFFRVYSGEVVAGSYVLNSRSGKKERVSRLFQMHSNKQNPKESIDCGDIGAGVGFKDIRTGDTLCAEDAPIVLEAMDFPAPVIGIAVEPKTQKDLDKLGIGLQKLAEEDPTFTVATNEETGQTVISGMGELHLEIIIDRLKREFKVECNQGRPQVTYKEAITKPVELREVFKKQTGGRGKFADIIVRVEPSTREEAGLEFVDEVKGGNIPKEFIPSIQKGFTTAMKNGVLAGFPVDSLKVTVLDGSFHPVDSDQLSFELCAIQAFKKACEKAGPVLLEPIMKIEVVTPEESMGDVISDLNKRRGQIEGMESSRSGARIVKATAPLAEMFGYVTALRTITSGRATSTMSFSHYAEVSSSIAKNVLTEVNGRVDLL